The Cotesia glomerata isolate CgM1 linkage group LG7, MPM_Cglom_v2.3, whole genome shotgun sequence genome segment GTATAACGATTATAGTagctaaggtaaaagccccaatagatgatcacgtaccagtatatgatcactccatgtatttgtatatctatattcacaaatataggtatacaaatacatggagtgatcatatactggtacatgatcatatattggggcttttaccttaatagaaaaaaaataaaattatacatatgtatgtGTACGTGTGTGtacattatacatatatatatatatatataatgagcGTCTAAGGCACGGGCCAACAgtcgatttattattatttccggAGGTGGAAACGACACTTGTTGCCAGGGAAAGCCGCAATGACAGGTAGTTATTGAGTCTGGCCACATTATCCAAAATACAAACTTACTTCACTAAAAAAtcatgtgaatttttttttatctagatACATGTATGTGTACATTGTACATACATACCCAGCGCAAGTAagtttaaatgaataaaccaATTCACTGCCAACACAGTCACACTACAGATGCTTCCATATTCAGTATTCCGTGAATAcgtgtttatttatttccaaaaACTAAGTATCTCCCTTTGCTTCTGtcttctatatatattttttatattatatattattctcATACACTTATCGTACGTCGaccattttatatattaatacatGTACAAACAACGTAACTAACTTAAAGATATACACGCACTGGCTCCAAATCTGACACTCCTTTCTCTGAGCACCTCTGTGGTTGTTACCTTTTGCTTTTGATGATGTTGAACAACTAGCTAAAAAGTGCTCGAGTGGAGAAGTGAACAAAAGATAACGCTTTTATGTTACCAACTTAATCcactaaatttattcaaattcaaacttttttgttggtcatacttgatttaaatttattgtatcgcgcgctctttaaataattttgtttaatttgacAGCTAACctcaaaagtttaaattttccttgtcaataattatgtatttattattaaattgtgcaagaaaaattttttatccctatttttacattaaaaaatttaaaaatttgagaaaatgAGAATAATCAAATCGCGGGAactcggaaaaattttttaattattttttattgacgtTAGATATAGAACCGCAATATCTCAGCTGATGATAAGACAGTATATACAGTTTtctatagatttttttttaatactaccaaattttattttattattttattgtataaattaataaatgtatttatattccataataaattttatttttatactttacaaaaattataaaaaaaacttttcggACGAATAAATTCAATCTGAATTTAAACCCTAATTAcccaataaatttaattttaaaatatattatatacatacggaaaaaataatcatatatattattcatCCGTATATCCGTATCAATAGTCACtgcgaattattttttaatatctcgacaaattaaatttttttcggggGCCGTTTTAAAATATCTAAGTATAATACGTAAAAATACAGATTCATTTATAAGAAAACATTTaacatttctttatttacttaCATTCAAATATCTAGTATTTGTTTTATACagaaaaacatttaaatatttatttttgttatgtacataatataaaatatattttacatatttcttattttttttttttaagtaataaaattttgtaactaatttcaatttattaattaatataatttatattataattataactaataaaaagaATAGACACATTTTACACGTCTACAGCTTCATCGAAATCTTCTTGTGATATCTagaattaaatcatttttaatgagtcaaaattttgaaacaaaatgaaacttttaaatgtattttcatcaattgctaataatatttaatgaagctttaccttttttttctttaatttcttcatcaaTGCATTTTCTTTAGCGTATACAGATAATTCATCTAAAATTTCTTGCATAGAAGCTTTCCGTTTTTTGAGCTTACCAGATTCATCAGTTTTTCCTTGTTTAgactttttttctttcttcgtAATACGTTTATCCTGTTTCTCAGTTTTCTTTTTCTTCGCTTCAGACCAAGACACTGTATTTTTCATACGTCGTTTTACATTACTAGGCCATTTTCCAGTTTTACGATAAATATCAAGATTCTCCAATCGTTTTTCTTCTCtctgtttatttttgtatttaatagaATTAGTATCAACATCAACTTCTATAAAAGACGacaaatttcgattttttagtTCTGGCATCCGTGGCATTCGTAAAAGACCAAAACCCATTGCTGTCAGACCGAGATCTAAATCTTTTAagcttaaaattaaattacattcaTGTTTACTATACGACTGTATGTATGAAACAAAAGCACAATTAGCTTTATCGAATAAAAGCCTATCACTGAGCTGTAAATTTCTCATCGTTTTCAAACATTGTTGAACAAGTTcatcaattgaattatcaaaattcaTTTGATCCAATTCTACTTTTTGATTTcgtttaataaattcaatataaGCATCTTCAGTACGTAAAAGAAAGAGTAGTGCATTTCCATTATGACCGATTCGTGCAGTTCTGCCACACCGATGTACAAAGTTACTGGCAGAGGATGGTGGATCATACTGCAGAACCCAATCTACTTCAGGAATGTCAATTCCCCGAGCCATTACATCAGTACAGATAAGAATACCACTgtcaattttatgaaaatcatCGAATATTTTCTTTCTTCGGCCTTTTAATTTTCCGTGAAGAGAAAATATATTTCCACCAGGAAACattctgtaaatttttaaataatctatattattaagagaataaaaaaaattttttgtccaggatagtcatatgataaaatcgttttgtttagtgaaatttagttattgcaaaggtcttgatttgaatttgtgccttttcaaggttttatataattctcaccgatagtcaatttaagtatttaggctgcattcaaaaatgctctatctctagatacataattaagaaatgacctatctcgtgaactaatgacatttttaaagatataagctcaccccgacattacacttatcgagagctttcatttgagtacccacatcgttttttcatatatatatatatatatatatatatatatatatatatatatatatatatatatatgtatatatgaaaatgcatgtgggtactcaaatgaaagctcttgatgagtgcaacatggggatgagcttatatctttaaaaatgtcaacaattaagaaatgaccctgtatcttgtcaattattgacatttttaaagatataagctcatcccgatgttacactgatcgagacctttcatttgagtacccacatcaatttttcatatatttcatatatttatatatatgaatatatgaaaaatatatcaaaatgcatgtgggtacttaaatgaaagctcttgatgaatgcaacatcgggatgagcttatatctttaaaaatgccaacaattaagaaatgacctcgtatcttatcaactattgatatttttacaaatataagctcatctcgatgttacactcatcgagaccttttatttgagtaccctcatcaatttttcatatatttcatatatttatatatatgaatatatgaaaaatatatcaaaatgcatgtgggtacttaaatgaaagctcttgatgaatacaacatcgggatgagcttatatctctaaaaatgtcaatagttaagaaagtgcattgcaatttaacaaaagtcattatttaataaagaaaaatttcatttattcatagttcacaagccacggcagtcacatagtgactgcaaggttgctagtatatattatatagttataaaattttaataaatatttacttacaattttaatacttCACTGAAGTAATCCACACAAGcacatgtagaaaaaaatatcatatactTCCGATTAGTACCcgttgatttaataaaattcactaaaGTTGCAAACTTCTGATCAGGCTCAACAATAgcataataattgtttaataatgcAGGTGTTGAAACGCTAGATTTTTCAGTAACAGTTATTATTGTTGGATATCTTAAGCCTGCTCGAATAAATTGTTGCACTTCTTTTGTTTGTGTTGCAGAAAATAATCCAGTTCTTCGTAAACGCGGCAAATGACTTAAGATTGtgtttattgttattgaaaatCCAGAATCCAATAGCCTATCAGCTTCATCTAATACCAATAATTCCTAGagtaacataaaatatttcatagtATCTCTACAGTATTGAGTTACaaataatgatataaaaattaccaatGATTTGACTGCTTTTCCTAAATCAACATCTTTgcaattagaaaaaatatcttCTAATCTTCCCGGAGTGGCAATGATAATATTTGCACCCTTTTTCAACTTTATAGCATCTTCTTTTACTGTTGTTCCACCAACTagcaaaatttgttttaattttggaataTTTATCAGGAACTTATCTAATACTTCACTTATTTGAGTAGCTAATTCTCTTGTGGGTGAAATTATTATCCCACCAATTTCTGTAGTTTTCCACTCTTCATTTCTTTTctacaataatatatttaatatgaataaaattgtttgtagtaaaaattaatattcgaaaaattaaattatcgtgattaatagatagatagataaaaaattttatttggctctggaacctaagctccctcaaagccatcaatatttaaattacattggtttacatagattacaagattacttaactaattaaaggtttacaattagatttgatttaaaatgtaataaaatccaaatagatcatttaatacaaacaaataacttaatttaaagtcataataattctacaagaaaaaatatttaaataagatgaaaaataaagattgcaattgttaattgtcatgttcaaaaaagtgattgaagcaaacatttttaaattcaaccaaattatctacagccacagtctcagctggcagtgcattccagatacgtatgccatgaattaagaatgaataatcatacatgacacAATTAGCCTGCGGTATACGAAGATAGTCTTGTCGGACATCACCTCTACGCAGTGCTACAGGCAAAAAGTCTAGTTTTGAGCCGAATAGCTGCCGATAATTTAGTCGAATTTCCTTATAAAACAGACAAGCAATGAAATAATCTCTTCTCGCTGCAAGCTTTAGCCAAtataactttttgaaatatggagtaacatgttcatattttggtactttatagataaatctaacacatgaattcaatttacgctgcatctttaataataatttgtttgaattattaaagtagATACTAGCTTAATACGTAAACTTtcactaaatatttaattgtttatttttagctgTGCTAGAATACTTATAGCGCGATTGCACAAATTTGTTACTTGATTCTCCCATGAGAGAGTACTATCTATAATCACCCTAAGGTATTTTACAGTGCTACTATAAGGAATAGCACACCCCTCCACAAAGATTATGTCGGCAGTtaataaagattaataaaataatacctgTAATATTTCTAGCAATGGGATAAGAAATGCCAAAGTTTTACCACTTCCTGTGACAGCTTCTGCTGCAACATCCTTTCCATTCAATAGAATAGGAATACAAgctgactaaaaaaaaaaaaaaaaaaacattattttgttattgttaaaagaattttatatttaatgacattaaagttagaagtcacttgattattttttagttttttttgaaaaataaatttgttccgaaaaattatttttaaaaaattgcatttttaattttttaaaatttctacatgtcaattgtttattataattttttttaccatcatttttttgtcaaaaaaatgattaaatatctgctaaattaattttcatttatattcaatatcacattcatattttatgatattaaagttagcagtcactagaacattattaaattttatttaacaaaccaatttattctgaaaaattatttttaaaaaattgcatttttaatttttttaaatttctacaagtcaatatttttttctcattctttttgttattatttatttattaaataaattctaaaaatgattaaatatctgctaaattaattttcatttatattcaatatcacattcatattttatgacattaaagttagcagtcacttgataattttttaattttatttattaaataaattttttctgataaattatttaaaaaaaattgcatttatagtttattaaaatttctacatgtcaatatttttttctcattctttttgttattatttatttattaaataaattctaaaaattattaaatatctgctgaATTAAttaccataattttttttcttcctttttgctataatatatttgttacagaaatttattctctatttaatgacattaaagttagcagtcacttgattattttttagttttttttgacaaataaatttgttccgaaaaattatttaaaaaaaattgcatttttgatttttaaaaatttctacatgtcaattttttattataattttttgtcaaaaaaatttttaaaatgattaaatatcagctaaattaatttttatttatattttactaaatttacaTACTTGTATTGGAGTTGGGTGTTTAAATCCAAGTTGTTtcaatgtttttattattgtactACTTAAAGTAATGTTCAAATAAGtccatttttgtttattatcagCCATATTGTTAATTGgcgtttaataaaaaaataatcaaatattttatcaacatTGACCCACGTGCTTTTCTAACCTTACCCCGACTGACTTTAGTGTCTATTTTTAACGTACTGCGCAGAGAGAGGTGgggagaaaaaaaagaaaaagctCTACTACATAGGAGTATATAGCCGAGAAGGTTAATATGGTTTCTTTTATACCGCGCGAGTACTTCTTAGCACTTCTCTTAGCTATCCACACTTATTGCAGTTTTCTGCAATTTTACAGATACGTGTTAGTGTGTGCAACCGAGATACACAACATTGAAGTTGGatgtatattattataattatgaaagAGTAGTTTATTGAGTTCACCAAGTCATCGTGCATTCACTTGATCTCCTCTCGGTGCCACGGTAGCACATGGCATACCAGGaacgttattttttaaataaaatctacaatattttttttagtgtgatAATGTAGTTAGAATAGTAATTgtcaattcaattatttaaattcacaATCTGCTGCAGTGACAGTGACTGTGAATTATTcgtagttataatttaaaagttcattATTAATTCTCTGCTGTATAATTTATCAAGTTTTACTTATAATACgtgaaagttatttaatttttatgttaccgttataaaaatacacattttttctttttcttttataaatatatttatatgaaaaatttttataaatattttatttaatgtttatattgtaaaaattatttattgctcgttattttaataattatgtctaaacataataatgaaaattcaatTGTTGACGTAATAAGAGTTGGATCACGTAAAAGTGAGGTGAGTTATCATTTATTcacaaacattaaaaaaaaatatgagtgtaataataaatttaagttataaaattatatttaaatgacatttttattattataaacaattacataatgttattttcttaaaaaataataaattgattgttagttattaataattatttattttttttcagctggcTCTAATCCAAACTAACCATGTAATCGATTGTTTAAAAGATTtgtacccaaaaaaaaaatttgagataggtaatcattaatttttttactatcctAATCGGCCACTAATTACATAAATGATGTTTACGACTGTTGTTTTTGATTACAGTGACAATGAATACAAGAGGTGATAAAATATTAGATATATCACTGCCTAAAATTGGGGAGAAGGCATTATTTACTCAAGAATTAGAGATAGCTTTAGAGCGTGGACATGTTGATTTTGTAGTGCATTCATTAAAAGATTTACCTACCACATTACCTCCTGGCATGGCGTTAGGAGCAATTATGAAGTGAGTATCTGTTAAATTCTTTTGACATTATATTATTGATTCAACtgattataatgataaaaatatttatttttaatcttatctaccaaaaaaaataattagttggAATTTTCCCAAGTAAAGAACAATTtcataagtaaaaatttttattctgtttTTCAAccgaggaaaatttttttttcacttgaaAAATGATTAGTCATTTTCATGAATCGCTTAATAATGAAGATTAAAGAtagacaattatttttaatagtaataagcttaaaaaaatttaattgttgaaaaaaataaaaattatcaatctatccgtcaataaaataaaaatagtttttatcattaaagataaaaaaattttatgtttttttttttttgtataaataatttataaaattttaaaatgtatcAGACGAgaatgatactaaagttagcagtcacttgacaattttttaatttttgcatttttaatttttaatttgcatttttaattattttaaatttctacatgtcaatttttttttttgccataatttatttgttacaaaaattaccACAATGACGACGggcaaaattaaaagaaaatcaagaaaagtgaaaagtaaaattaaaaattaaaaaaaagaaagtcgaaagatatatttaatatattatatcgacgttctaattagcaaattgtctaactccattttaaagaatcttctatttgtacgaaaaaaacaattagttcaaaatttattatcactttaaaaattcattcaatatcaatattatctaatagacatataatatttaggtttgaatcattcaaataatttataattgaattattgctacatcaaaatgttaaaaaatcaccctctaaaaaataaggagttagacaaattgctaattagaccgtcgatacacagaaagaaagatttcttgactgaagaacaaaattcttggctcaagtaaattttcggtcgcccgaaggaagaccgaagttgtcttggccgaagtaaaaatttttcttgaaattctatttttggtgaaagtaattttttcttaattcaaattatcataaatacttgatacaagaaatttttatatttgatcaagatttttagatactttagggaagcagcgccacatacttcagctgagaaaaaaattttctcatcttgagaaaatttttctcttgaatatttgatacccattttagattattttagcgcgcaattatacatattgaatgaaaaaaaaatgattcaatattatttgatcttcccatttgacatgttagtcaatagaaatattaatgaaaatttactatcaagatatttaattttttggagcaaaagaaaaattttctcaagagaaaaaaatttacttctgtcaagaacttaattttttggagcaagagagaatttt includes the following:
- the LOC123268504 gene encoding probable ATP-dependent RNA helicase DDX55 homolog → MADNKQKWTYLNITLSSTIIKTLKQLGFKHPTPIQSACIPILLNGKDVAAEAVTGSGKTLAFLIPLLEILQKRNEEWKTTEIGGIIISPTRELATQISEVLDKFLINIPKLKQILLVGGTTVKEDAIKLKKGANIIIATPGRLEDIFSNCKDVDLGKAVKSLELLVLDEADRLLDSGFSITINTILSHLPRLRRTGLFSATQTKEVQQFIRAGLRYPTIITVTEKSSVSTPALLNNYYAIVEPDQKFATLVNFIKSTGTNRKYMIFFSTCACVDYFSEVLKLMFPGGNIFSLHGKLKGRRKKIFDDFHKIDSGILICTDVMARGIDIPEVDWVLQYDPPSSASNFVHRCGRTARIGHNGNALLFLLRTEDAYIEFIKRNQKVELDQMNFDNSIDELVQQCLKTMRNLQLSDRLLFDKANCAFVSYIQSYSKHECNLILSLKDLDLGLTAMGFGLLRMPRMPELKNRNLSSFIEVDVDTNSIKYKNKQREEKRLENLDIYRKTGKWPSNVKRRMKNTVSWSEAKKKKTEKQDKRITKKEKKSKQGKTDESGKLKKRKASMQEILDELSVYAKENALMKKLKKKKISQEDFDEAVDV